gtattttttttccctccactctatatttgtactgtattgtgtctgtgtcctgGTTAAAGCAGAATTTGACTAATCAGCTTTCCTCTCcgttctctcttttctttttacagacTCAACTCTTTTGGACAGCGTTAAATGCCAAGTATTAGAAATGTCTGGCCTTGCCCAAGCTCTTCAAAATTCCTGTGATGGtagaacatgtttttgtgtgggAGGACTGTTCTGCCAAGCAAAGCTGTTTTGGtcctgattctttttttttttcctttttttttctcacaagaAAATCTAGTTCTCGCACCACCAAATGCTACCTCGTGATTGGGGGCAAACAAGAACATTATACACGAGTAAAGGGCACAGCAGATTTTAGAGTCGTCACCTCTTGATTTTTAGCGTGGCTTTTGGCCGACATTAAAGCGCCAGAATgtatcaaacaaacacagatgatttCTCTGTTAGGCGCTAAAGTCATATTTTGAGAACACaaaaatttagttaatttccAGTATGTTTTTCCCCCCACCATTGTGTACATTCAGTGAATATTTAACCTCCCCAGACTGTGCATTTTCAAAAAGATTCCCCAGAGTCATTTAGAGTGAAAGACAATGAGGGATTTCTAGGTGGGGTTTTGGGTAGCCCCTTGAGCATTGCTCAATGCCCAGGCCCTTCACATTGCTTCACCTTATTGCAGCTGGGGTGTCGCAAGCGAGACAGCGTGGTACAGTTCTGGAAATTACCATGAAGCATGTTTAAATATTCACAACCCAGTCATCCATGGGGAGTTTAAGGATGCGCTGTCTCTTGAGGATTTAGTCGAAACGTGATATTGTATGTGGCGGCTAAAAAAAGAGGAAGCGGGGATATCCGTGATGCCCGTCAAACACACATGGACCCAGACATACACCCACAtccgcagacacacacatccaaaaagGTTTGCAGCAAAGTTCATATCATTTCTTTTAGGAGAAAGTTATTTAGACTTTAATTGTTAATGCATTGATATCAAACATCCATTTCTACATAAATATTAGTTTTTCACATGTATTTGAAACTATATCTGAGACTGGTAAGATCCACCCACATATTCATTCATGCTTGTTACTTAAACCCTCAATGTTATTTTTCTGGAGTGTACAAGATTACCTTATGTGCTTTAACTTTCCATCAGACATGTGACTTCCAGTCTAATGCAACGTACCCAGATTCTTACCAGAAGCCACATCAGATACAGCTAATTAGGTAGACAGCTAGTCTCGCAGTGTatatgtgtcagagagagagagagagagagagagagagagagagagagagcgagagagagagagagataaaggaagAGAGCATGAGcgagagtgaaagagaaggaggagtgacagaaagggaaagaaaagagggaagaaggagacCAATTACTCATTAAGTCCTAAGCTAAGTTCTTCTCAGCAACTCGTTCTGCtacacagactctctctctccctctctctccctctcacacacacacatacacacaccacactcacatacacacacacgtctactcaaaaacacaaagcagaagtGGACAAAGACACACGGTTTCAGTCGTCGCGGTTGGCTATGGCTCAGGGCTCTGACAGCAATGACACAAGTTACAAGTCCCCGTCACCTGGAAGCAGGCCGGTAAGTACGCActtccatttcatttcttcataTTGTACTTGGTTGCctcctgttttcactgaagATGTTTATATGTTAAAattaaagcaacatttttaaacacagatcCTGTGAGTTAAAcacttcatcctcctcttgaaTCTTTGATTGGATGCAGTTTCTCATGTGTATTTGGTGGGCAGAAACTCAGCCTATCAAAGAGGCACTAGTTCTGTCTGAGCTGGCTCTTTTCACAGCTTCTCAGGGtgtttcacatgcacacatgggCTGGAGGCATGACTCGCTTCAAGTGTAGGCTTTTGTGAATTGCAAAATTCATCACTTGCCCGTGTAGTAGcaatcttttgtttttgcacgATCTCAAACTGTGAATGATTTAAGAGCTGCAGGGACAGACAGGGTGGTAACTACAGTATGTGCTACAGGGCTCTGTGCATGTGAGACACTGCCCATCATCCTCAGTGCTATCTAGTTTCACATGTACCGGTATCTAGCACATTGTGACTCATTTTCCTGCTCAAGAGCATTCTGGACGTAAAACATTCAAAcgttttttttatatgtgtaAACACATGTTTTAAGCTGGGAAGCTCACTGAGTGTGGATGGAGCACATTTCCATCAGCATCAGTTGTTTATGAATTTTTCAGCAAAGCGTTAACGGACAGTTCAGAAGACGTTAGATAATTAATTTGTTATCTCTTTGATGTACAACTGACTCAGCATTTTTGAAATGGATTAGTTATTACGATACCAAGAAAATCGAGTGTTCAGGACCTGAAACAGGGTGTGCGTTATACCTAACCGATGACTCAGCCACTCCCCTACCCAGCCCTTCACATTAGGTGTAATGTTAAGCCCCTTGtctgtcaaactgtcattaAACTGGATGACGCCTCCATTCGCACATAATCCCACAAGCAAGGGGCAGCACTTTAGTCTTAATCAACGAGCTTACAGCAAATTCACTTTTTCAGGTTCAGGAAACTCCCCATGCCAAAAATATCAGTTTACCATTTGATGTTTGTGTAGCCGCACGCACACATTAACCGTcagcatttgtgttttgtcagagCTCCTCAGATGATGCGAAGAAGGTGATGCGGAGGGAGAAGAACAGGATTGCTGCTCAGAAGAGCAGGATGAGGCAAACTCAGAAAGCTGACAGCCTACACTTGGTGAGGAGACCTCTCTCTGTAACATACACCATGCTCACACACCTAAACAATTTCACACAGACCTCTGCTTCTTGAGACATTTGCACACAGATTGGTGTTTAGCAGACGTAGCATTAGTTAGGGTATTCTTACTAAATTTGAAGTAATAGAGTGAAATGTACACGTATTACTAACTGTGCAGCCTGAAGGCCCATGCCAACCGATCTGTTTCCAATCTAACTCCATAATATGTGGACATAAACGAACAGTAAATGTGTGTAATGGTTTTCTAAGTTCCCGTGCAGCGCCTTTAAGCCTCCGGGAATGGATTTGTACTATATTTACAAAATGCTACCTGACCATGTGGCGATGTGTCATGGCTTCTGTTGGGCTGCACACTTGGacgcagctctgtgtgtttgcagaagcTTAAGGAATAAATTAGCACGTGTGGGCAATCACTCCCTTTTGCAGCTGAATCCAGCACCAGGGACTGCAGTGCTAATTCCGATGACAGGAGTGTGTTCGGGCTAGCCACTTTGTTCATCACTCCCATGATTCTTTTATGCGTCTCAGTTCATGTGATAGCTGGGAGCCAGTGTAAGGGATGACTCTGTCACTTCGGCTTTTACTTGTTTGACTCAGCATGAGACAAGTCTTTTTCTTCATGAGCTAACACTTCAGAGAGTGTGCAAGCATTTCTTCTGTCCTGCCTCCAAATAAGAGGACAAGGTGGCAGGTAGTTCTCAGTGAGGGGCTGCACATTTTCAGCTTCATTCACCCAACCTGTCTGTGCAGCAGGTCTACGAACTCAGTGATTATCTTAAAAATACTTAACTTCATAGAGTACATGTACATATTGTCACCTTGTACATGAACCTACATTTCAACACACTGACCACGCATCCACTCCCTGTGTGACTTCCTTGTACAAGAAAATGTgctttgtgctgtgctgcactCTGTCACCATGATGCTTTCAGAGCAGCTGTTTCTATGAACTTTATCAGATGAACTGAAACGTTTTTTGACCTTCAGAAAAGCCGCACTGTAGGCAGTACATCCAGTGAATGGATAATCTTAATATGAGAATCCTTCCTGTGAAGTATGCTGTGTGCTATCAATCTCTTTAAAAACTGTCAGAGTCACAGAGAAGACCACAACATATTCTGTGGCTTTGCTTTGTCGTCTCGCTAGATAAACAGGAAGGCGAATTTTCCCTCTTTCTGACACCGTgccctgtttcctgtttcttctgtagtatttttttcttctgtataaATGAGCTTGAAATTGTATGACGTGGGCAGGAGGGGAGAAAAAGGCAGTCACTTCTTGTAAAGCGCTGATAGTAGTGGGCTGTATTTGGCTAAGTGACGCAAGAACAGGGGTTTGCCCAAAGGCTCTATGACAGTAAGGACCCACAGCTCGGTATTATAATCTTTTGGCCACGGTGTGATGACCTTTTCATTACCCAAATGGAAGATTTCTCCTCTGCTATTCccacacaaaagagaaaaaaaaattatcaactCTGACGTGCTGTTTGCTCTACTTTTGTTATCTCAAAGTTGATGATCAGTAATGAAGcttgttttggaaaatgtacTTACATCATCCAGAATAGAGAATGGCAGCTTTTTAGGTTGCTGCTTTGTGAAGTGCAGGTAGGTCATGTTGTAAATGCTTATGTTTGAATCCatatttgtgtttaatgttGAAGAACAAAACTAGTGTTTTtgcaagacttttttttttttgcactttaacAACACACTTTTATACTTTAACTACAAATTCaattttttcatgtgtttttactaACTGCCAAGCAACCTTTGGTCTTCACTCATTTCAGTATGGAAATAAAGAAGATCAATAGACTTGAAAGTTACAcgtgacaatgaaaataatctccTTGCTGATTATGAGGTAActcagaacaaaaataaaagtagtaTATTACTATTTTTGATTTTCGCATGTTTAGCATTTTAGTCTACATTAATGCCAACTATTTTCCAGAGAGTACCACACTTGAATTTTGCaatacacatttttacacatagTTTTTCCACAGTCTAAAAAATGACTTGCAGGTACCTGCTTTATATAGGCAGTCCATCACCATGAACTCCATCCGCTCTctgctttttattgtttttgactTATTATGCACTTGAAAGCAGAAAGTAGACGTTTGCCCCCACACTTTACCTATCTACATGCTGATGTTCACGCCCACTGTTCTGAGTGGAAACTGATTGCCATGCACTTGGAAACAGGACTGAGAGTCTAGAGCCAGGCTGGTACCTCAGTAACGCTTAACCACATGGGTGCTAAATGCCAACATCAGCAGGctcacatgctcacaatgataaTGCTAACATACACATTGTTAGCAGGCATGGCGTTTGCCATGTTAACTGCCTCAGCTGACattttagcatgttaacatttgctCTTTACCTCTAAACGCAGTTCacctgaggctgatgggaatgttattaATCTGGCTGGTGTCTGGTCCTGCCTAAACCCTAAGTATTGGACATATTTAAAATTTGACCTTATGATGATGGCGCGAGATGAAAAGTCGGGGGATCACCAGTCTTGCGAAAGAGGACATGAATAAATGTGACAAATTTCATGGGAATCCATCTAATAGTTGTAATAAATTGGTCATAAATGGTGCTAGATTAAAAGTCAGGGGATTTCCAAAAGCTgtaggcttcatcctctggagaccatggATGTCGGGGGAAAATGTAAATCCATACAATAGTCACTGAGATATTTCCATCTGGACCAACTGACtgatagacaaacacacatttccctCCATAGAGCAAACGCATTCAAAAATAGATCTGTATTTTGTcgactgtattttgttttacaatTGGACAGCTGAAGAGCATCACTTTTACATCATCTAATCTGACCACTCTTTTCACTAGTAAAAGACATTTCTGCTCAAACCCGttctgtccctgtgtgtttcCAGGAGAGTGAGAACCTGGAGAAGGAGAACGCTGCCTTGAGGAAGGAGGTGAAACAGCTGACAGAGGAGGCCAAGTACCTGTCGTCCGTGCTGAGCAGCCACGAACCACTGTGCACCGGCCTGGCTCCTCAGACCCCCGACCTCCTCTACCCTCCTCATCACAGCAGCTACCACCAGCACATCACTGTACCACACTACCAGCACTGACCTGACTGACTAAGGATACGGCCGACGATGTGCTGCGAAACAGATGACTGACCTCAATGGAGAGAGACTGACTGGAGATGTATCTATAAATGTTGACCACTGTTCAAAACTGATCGAGGAGTTACATGACAGGCTGATATGTCTGCCACACAATGACAGTATGGAACCCAAACTGTAACATGCAGTATTCAAAACTATTTATTTTGCTTCTACTCATCTATTTGCTTTTATCTGATGATATCAGTGATCTGTATGTGAACTTAAATGGCTCTATGGCTAGAATTATCAACCAGTCTATGTTTACATTGGGTGAAATAACCAACTTACTGTATGTTCAGGTGACTCAGTcgatatatttttttgtaaattgcTTCTTTTCAGTGTCATAGAGAGGACCTTCGTCATCCTGTCATGTTTGGAGATTGTTCATGCGTTTCAGTGTGTAAGTGTAGATCGATAATgctcaggacttttttttttttgacagatttgatTGTGGACAAACAGAATGTAACATCAAGATCCTACATAGGTTTAGATgtaccaaaaaaagaaaaatgaatttacaaaaaaaaagaaagaagaaaaagcaagaaagaaagaaaaaagaaatgactggTTGTGAAGAAACGGGTTTTCGAAGGGTCCTGACTTGTGTACTGCTTTCGAGTGAGAAGACCCAGCGGAGATATTTATTAAATGTAATGCCTTTTGGGTGATCTTTTCTGACCTTCAGAGAATTGTAAGACACGTCtttatgctgtgtttttctttgtcaggaCAACAGGGTTTGTGAAGTCTGCACTGATGCTGATAGCAGAGGACAAACCATCTGGGCGTTATATTTCTCTTATGAGAGTCCCTAGGTGGCACTGTTTACTTGTATGAAGGACAAAGTTACAGTAGCTTATGTTataaagcacaaaaataatCTTTCTTGATCTGTCCTGTGTgggttatgattttttttttttttttttttttgttcttgagTACGGCTGACGCTTTTATGTCATTTTCATTACTCTTGTTCCACAATTAGTGGTCCAAATAAATTACATGTTGATTGCAATGTTTTTAAACAAGGACGTGAAGCTGTAATAAAGTGGCTATAATGggcatattttacatatttgatAAATTCTTCAACACATGTTGTTAATATGTCGAACAGTGGACATTTACTGGACGTTGTCTGAGTGTAACAGTGCCGGGTTTCTCGGTGTAACAGGCTGATCAGGAACTACAAAGAAGTTTGTGAAACTCCGCCCTTGTGTCTGAGTTGACCGACTTGTTTCATGAGCCCAAGGCGGTTTTTAGGTCCGGGTGGAGGGGTCACAGCAGGCGGTCCTACACGTGTTGACGCTCGGTAAACTCGATCCGAGAGGATCATATTCATTCATCTGAAAACTGTAAATTGTTTCAAGTGAACGGGTTTTTAGGCGCAAGTTCGACTACCAATCTAACTTCAACCCGGGGAGGAAATTAGTGGATCCCGAGAGTACCGCAAGTTGTAAAGCCGTCAGTGCTGGCTTGTTTACTACCCATACCAGTAGACCGCAGATTTGGAGCGATAACGTTTGAGTTGAACGTCTCCTTTTTATGTGAAAACATGAAGTTGTAGGCGTATCTGTCCTCAACGGGACACTTTCGTAAAGCGCTGACTGTTCACCCATGAAAACTCGGCAAATTTCAGCCACTTTCAGTTTAGGTTGTAGAGCGTTACCCCACCGCATTTAGGCGTAAAACTGTATACTCCATGAGTATACTGAAGAGACAAGTTTAATATGAGCGAAAAACAAGCGTTAGGACAGAGCAAAGTAAATGAGGATCAAACTAAAGCGGACTTGGAGAACCATGCGAAGCTGGAGGCGGGTGACGCGGCGCGGCGCACCGACGATTACAGTCAGCAGGACTGTAGAGAAGCGCTGCGACCCACCCGGCTGTACAAACGGCGCTGGCTCATTGTCTTCCTCTTCAGCTCATATTCACTGTGCAACTCCTTCCAATGGATACAGTACGGCATCATCAACAACATCTTCATGAAGTTCTACCATGTGGACGCTTTCACTATAGACTGGATGTCTATGATCTACATG
This genomic stretch from Toxotes jaculatrix isolate fToxJac2 chromosome 19, fToxJac2.pri, whole genome shotgun sequence harbors:
- the batf gene encoding basic leucine zipper transcriptional factor ATF-like, with translation MAQGSDSNDTSYKSPSPGSRPSSSDDAKKVMRREKNRIAAQKSRMRQTQKADSLHLESENLEKENAALRKEVKQLTEEAKYLSSVLSSHEPLCTGLAPQTPDLLYPPHHSSYHQHITVPHYQH